One stretch of Thalassovita sp. DNA includes these proteins:
- a CDS encoding ATP-binding protein: protein MTVRITNRISFKQARLAVILAFFLGLLMSGLQIWLDFRNEKEQVDATVSQLMSAVHDTAAQAAFGFETPLAERVVSGLFEYDAIVTAEIKTDFGDILARRDTSDGTAQNRHVFGFLSDDSPSVYAHDLYLDDRADPVGTLTIWVDPYLAFASFFNRIGLILLFGMIRSLFLAVALMAAFYVVLTKRIEQISRSVEGFETAVTPSANGENGLNDKHDELDILASSIASYQREKNKTLEVLERRVAERTQALLGTARKAEAASHAKSLFLANMSHEIRTPMNGVIGMAEVLAHTELQPEQLRMVTTIRKSSMSLLRIIDDILDLSKIEAGKVTLEAVPVNVHTLLEEVVDTLRPIAKGLNVRISFRLDPLIPHYILADPVRLRQVFMNLMNNALKFSSREEGQQPGRVRLLTDLTPENRIKVTVMDDGIGMTDHAIANLFQPFTQGEESITRRYGGTGLGLVITSDLIALMDGAIQVDSVLGQGSVFEVTLPFVETSGVEEEVDVSGLQVFAFVDEGINRPTLASYVEFQRSEMLFAETEAELKGLIANADSEFIVLLSLETAEENERLRDSLSEHYPDVKILWFIADIEEASLCRLPNCFMVQRYPLLPSELVRGIALLTGRASLVADQEEALPEPTAVQSEDEEDRKILLVEDNEINIDVIYRQLSSLGFQPEIAKNGLEGLEKWRTEKFKLVLTDCNMPEMDGFEMTQKMRAIEESEGRSRSTIVAITANAMGGEAERCLAAGMDRYLSKPTTLKQLGEALTIIRPKDDVTSGGRKGETGQEPQQPEPAAVDPSVLTALLGYEDKTFIADTLQKLIAETGPEIPKLQEALEANDRKTAGFLAHKFKSSMRSVGALAFGDLCDGIEQRANGDEVFDGQEFIEPVEQGFIAVLDFVEDYAKEQLET from the coding sequence ATGACCGTTCGGATTACCAATCGTATTTCTTTCAAACAGGCGCGGTTGGCGGTGATCCTTGCCTTTTTCCTTGGTCTGCTGATGAGTGGCTTGCAGATCTGGTTGGATTTCCGGAACGAAAAAGAACAGGTTGATGCCACTGTGTCGCAGCTGATGAGCGCGGTGCATGATACTGCTGCGCAGGCGGCCTTTGGGTTTGAGACGCCCCTGGCTGAGAGGGTTGTTTCCGGTCTGTTCGAATATGATGCGATCGTCACTGCGGAGATCAAAACCGATTTTGGCGATATCCTGGCCAGACGGGACACCTCTGATGGCACAGCACAAAACCGCCATGTGTTTGGTTTCTTGTCTGACGACAGCCCCTCGGTTTATGCCCACGATCTGTATCTGGACGACCGGGCGGATCCGGTTGGAACCCTGACGATCTGGGTCGACCCCTATCTTGCCTTCGCTAGTTTTTTCAATCGCATCGGGCTCATCCTGCTGTTTGGTATGATCCGCAGCCTGTTTTTGGCGGTTGCACTGATGGCGGCCTTTTACGTCGTTCTGACGAAACGTATTGAACAGATCTCCAGAAGTGTTGAGGGCTTTGAGACGGCAGTCACGCCAAGCGCCAATGGCGAAAACGGGCTCAACGATAAACATGATGAGCTGGACATCCTTGCCTCATCCATCGCGAGCTATCAGCGTGAGAAAAACAAAACCCTTGAGGTTCTCGAAAGACGGGTTGCTGAGCGAACGCAAGCTCTGTTGGGAACCGCCCGCAAGGCAGAGGCCGCTAGCCACGCCAAATCGCTATTCCTTGCCAATATGTCCCATGAAATCCGCACACCAATGAACGGTGTCATCGGGATGGCCGAAGTGCTGGCGCATACGGAGTTGCAGCCAGAACAACTGCGGATGGTCACCACCATTCGCAAGTCGTCGATGTCGCTGTTGCGGATCATTGATGACATCCTCGACCTGTCCAAGATTGAGGCTGGTAAAGTCACGCTTGAGGCCGTGCCGGTGAATGTCCACACGCTGCTGGAAGAGGTTGTCGATACGCTGCGACCCATCGCCAAAGGTCTGAACGTCCGGATTTCTTTCCGTTTGGACCCGTTGATCCCGCATTACATCCTCGCCGATCCAGTGCGCCTGCGTCAGGTGTTCATGAACCTGATGAACAACGCGCTGAAATTCTCCAGCCGCGAGGAGGGGCAGCAACCAGGCCGCGTGCGGTTGCTGACCGATCTGACGCCGGAAAACCGGATAAAGGTCACCGTAATGGACGACGGTATTGGCATGACAGACCATGCTATCGCCAATCTGTTCCAGCCATTTACGCAAGGCGAAGAGTCGATCACCCGGCGCTACGGCGGAACCGGGTTGGGGCTGGTGATCACCAGCGATTTGATCGCACTGATGGATGGCGCCATTCAGGTCGACAGTGTGCTTGGCCAAGGCAGCGTGTTTGAGGTGACCCTGCCATTTGTCGAAACCAGCGGTGTTGAGGAAGAGGTCGACGTTTCTGGGTTGCAGGTATTTGCCTTTGTGGATGAGGGGATCAACAGGCCGACGCTGGCGTCCTACGTTGAGTTTCAGCGATCGGAAATGCTGTTTGCGGAGACCGAGGCTGAGCTTAAGGGGCTGATTGCAAACGCGGATAGTGAATTCATTGTTCTATTGTCGCTTGAAACCGCTGAGGAAAATGAGCGCCTGCGCGACAGCCTGTCTGAGCATTACCCCGATGTCAAAATCCTGTGGTTCATCGCAGACATTGAAGAGGCCAGCCTTTGCAGATTGCCCAACTGTTTCATGGTGCAACGCTACCCGCTGCTCCCCTCCGAACTGGTGAGGGGCATCGCGCTGCTGACCGGGCGCGCCAGCCTTGTCGCGGATCAAGAAGAGGCGTTGCCAGAACCCACGGCCGTGCAGTCTGAGGATGAGGAGGATCGCAAAATCCTTCTTGTTGAGGATAATGAGATCAATATCGACGTCATCTACCGGCAACTCAGCTCGCTGGGGTTCCAGCCTGAAATCGCAAAGAACGGGCTGGAAGGGTTGGAAAAATGGCGGACTGAAAAGTTCAAACTGGTGCTGACAGATTGCAACATGCCAGAGATGGACGGCTTTGAGATGACCCAGAAGATGCGGGCGATTGAGGAAAGCGAAGGCCGCTCACGCTCAACGATTGTTGCGATCACCGCAAACGCCATGGGGGGCGAGGCCGAAAGGTGTTTGGCTGCCGGGATGGATCGTTACCTGTCAAAGCCCACCACGCTCAAGCAATTGGGGGAGGCGCTGACGATCATTCGGCCAAAGGATGATGTGACCTCTGGCGGCAGGAAGGGCGAGACGGGCCAGGAGCCGCAGCAACCAGAACCTGCCGCCGTTGACCCATCTGTTTTGACAGCGTTGCTGGGCTATGAGGACAAGACGTTTATTGCCGATACGCTGCAAAAACTGATTGCAGAAACTGGACCCGAAATTCCCAAACTGCAAGAAGCCCTGGAAGCCAACGACCGAAAAACCGCAGGGTTTCTGGCGCATAAGTTCAAATCCTCCATGCGATCTGTCGGGGCCCTTGCCTTCGGGGACCTTTGCGACGGCATCGAACAGCGCGCCAATGGTGATGAGGTGTTTGATGGGCAGGAATTTATCGAGCCGGTCGAGCAGGGCTTCATCGCCGTTCTGGATTTCGTGGAAGACTACGCCAAGGAGCAGTTGGAAACGTAA